A region of the Chitinophagaceae bacterium genome:
AGGGCCGGTAAAGGATAGCAGGCCCTTGTCTGGCTTAACGGTTCGTTTCTTTTTCAGGATAATGAATCTAATTCGATCAGTAATTGCAGCAACTTCCCCTTTTTAATATCGCTGCCGAAGAATTTTACCGCCTGTGGCACGATGTATATTTTCTCCATTACGGGCTGCCTGCTTTCTGCTTCCTGGACCCGGTTGGGCAGGTAAACAAACTGCAGCCACTCGCTGAAATCCTCCCGGTTTGTGATGGTTCTTTTCTCAAATTCTTTTACCCAGGCAGGTATTTCCATTTTCCACAAACCGGTCCTCTTCATCTCTGCTCTTACTTCATTTATTTTTCCGGCTATTAAAAATGTTCCTGTCATGTGTGGGAATTCTGCAGTAAATCTATTTTTTGCTT
Encoded here:
- a CDS encoding YqcC family protein, whose product is MTGTFLIAGKINEVRAEMKRTGLWKMEIPAWVKEFEKRTITNREDFSEWLQFVYLPNRVQEAESRQPVMEKIYIVPQAVKFFGSDIKKGKLLQLLIELDSLS